A single region of the Thermodesulfatator indicus DSM 15286 genome encodes:
- a CDS encoding NHL repeat containing protein — translation MCRMSQKLLIILCTLFFISLVFKIEKAFSYKFHYQFSLLKDTDNSSLKQPLSVFVDTKVKRIYVSDAARNRLISYDFAGSPLKEFTAAGQLKGPIFMVKDSSGCLWIIERPLNVLTFVDLKAKKFKRRLLKYKNFTLLPARLALWRNHLFVLDQFSGLIYLVDTNLIEANKIIGLPKLKDFKGFIDIKVKKNRLFALENGGKRLFAFDLNKGTQQILYLKGANSVLPVSFDIDDHNNIYLLDRDLKKILVFSSKGIFRKSFLKEGFRMGQVRYPSYLVISGSRLYIVDEGNGRIDIWGL, via the coding sequence ATGTGTAGAATGTCACAAAAATTATTAATAATATTGTGTACATTGTTTTTTATTTCTCTGGTTTTTAAAATAGAAAAAGCTTTTTCGTATAAATTTCATTATCAATTTTCTCTTTTAAAAGATACTGATAATAGTTCTTTAAAGCAGCCTCTTTCTGTTTTTGTTGATACTAAAGTTAAAAGAATTTATGTATCTGATGCCGCTAGAAATCGTTTAATTTCTTATGATTTTGCCGGATCTCCTTTAAAAGAGTTTACCGCTGCAGGACAACTAAAGGGCCCTATCTTTATGGTTAAAGATTCTTCTGGGTGCCTTTGGATTATAGAAAGACCCCTTAATGTCTTAACCTTTGTAGATCTAAAAGCTAAAAAATTTAAGAGACGTTTATTAAAATACAAAAATTTTACTCTTTTGCCAGCGCGACTTGCTTTGTGGAGGAATCATCTTTTTGTCTTAGATCAATTCAGCGGATTGATATATCTGGTCGACACTAATTTGATAGAGGCTAATAAGATTATTGGGCTCCCAAAATTAAAGGATTTTAAAGGTTTTATCGATATAAAAGTTAAAAAAAATAGATTATTTGCTCTAGAAAACGGGGGAAAGCGATTGTTTGCCTTTGATTTAAATAAGGGAACTCAGCAAATATTATATTTAAAGGGGGCAAATAGTGTACTCCCTGTATCCTTTGATATTGATGACCATAATAATATCTATCTTTTAGATAGAGATTTAAAAAAGATACTAGTTTTTTCTTCTAAAGGGATTTTCAGAAAATCCTTTTTAAAAGAAGGATTTAGAATGGGACAGGTTCGTTATCCTTCTTATTTAGTAATTTCTGGATCAAGGCTTTATATAGTTGATGAAGGGAATGGAAGGATAGATATTTGGGGGCTTTAA
- a CDS encoding cytochrome c3 family protein, which produces MFFIIIINIFVLLYPSSGLSKIKSGLPCSACHTMHYSQHGGILTNWGESGPYKALVINDCLGCHTGTNDGTNYIPYVLSTSPPDYSNAGISGNTLAGGNFYWVSQGQEDRGHNVKPFPPDSVYGYTPPGGSPLSTQLSCAGANGCHGDRSKQGDFEAILGAHHADDDIIDGNTVGTSYRFLLGIKGYEDPKWEYKPDVFSHNQYKGVDRISETEIDSSTISYFCAQCHGDFHNGSGQISADSGGFGSPWLRHPTDYDMGNTPSDSEYRNYPGDYPGPGATGSNPYSLIAPVGSEDVSSPKSNILFQKDAIVTCISCHRAHGTPYKHNLRWDYYGWPQTTSINGCNACHTAKN; this is translated from the coding sequence ATGTTCTTCATAATAATAATTAACATATTTGTTCTCCTTTATCCTTCTTCAGGTCTATCTAAAATAAAAAGTGGTCTTCCTTGTTCTGCTTGTCATACCATGCATTATTCTCAACATGGTGGAATTTTAACAAATTGGGGAGAGTCTGGTCCGTATAAGGCGTTAGTAATTAATGATTGTCTTGGCTGTCATACTGGCACTAATGATGGAACTAATTATATACCTTATGTACTTTCAACCAGTCCTCCGGATTATTCTAATGCTGGGATATCAGGAAATACATTAGCTGGTGGTAATTTTTACTGGGTATCTCAGGGACAAGAGGATAGAGGTCATAACGTAAAACCTTTTCCTCCCGATTCTGTTTACGGATATACTCCACCAGGTGGTAGTCCTTTGTCAACTCAGCTTTCCTGCGCAGGGGCCAACGGATGTCACGGGGATAGAAGTAAGCAGGGAGATTTTGAAGCTATTTTGGGGGCCCACCATGCCGATGATGATATTATTGATGGAAACACTGTAGGAACTAGTTATCGTTTTTTGTTAGGAATCAAAGGATATGAAGATCCTAAGTGGGAATATAAGCCCGATGTTTTTTCTCATAACCAGTACAAAGGGGTAGATCGCATTTCAGAGACAGAAATAGATTCTTCTACTATAAGTTATTTTTGTGCTCAATGTCATGGCGACTTCCATAATGGTTCGGGCCAAATAAGTGCCGATAGTGGAGGCTTTGGGTCTCCTTGGCTCAGACATCCTACAGATTATGATATGGGGAATACCCCTAGTGATTCAGAATACCGAAACTATCCAGGAGATTATCCCGGCCCCGGAGCGACTGGTAGTAATCCTTATTCTCTTATAGCTCCAGTAGGTAGTGAAGATGTGTCTTCCCCAAAATCAAACATTTTATTTCAGAAAGACGCTATAGTTACTTGTATTTCGTGTCATAGGGCTCATGGGACACCTTATAAACATAATTTACGGTGGGATTATTATGGATGGCCACAAACAACATCAATTAATGGTTGTAATGCCTGCCATACGGCCAAAAATTAA
- a CDS encoding cytochrome c3 family protein, which yields MDGHKQHQLMVVMPAIRPKIKFGLLVLGAVLLSVSLCWAGKYLDSAHGDKVYGVKQIDLSDYAIGNCGHCHWQHGSINGNTRGPFPFALFATNFNMAATQVPYNVSDNICFLCHSNSSIQVNGIQNFDYSKTFGGASNSNISSILESFNLKNLYSSASYHNLKDIYNFAINQQWSFFKEKSNPCVACHNPHLAKRIKAYPSSPGSYTAVSLPIEKNISTRKESHYTLWGDDLDERMSNFYPGRYQAPYYYGSTNTYEPGGTNTYDGSNLPDYATFCIACHNQYNEIYSTELGRNLRKIDWVSEGGDNISTVPYPDKHGKNSATGSVHLREPYQSSSLGISIGFVTSCTDCHEPHGSPNPYLLRTQVNGVLITQSLVGDIGNEIGYFCRACHKDDATFGYTTEINTWEYIHHDSPDAPYPEHKCSYCHGPGGPRKPPIPCLNCHKHGSKDNWAPIYKTGRICF from the coding sequence ATGGATGGCCACAAACAACATCAATTAATGGTTGTAATGCCTGCCATACGGCCAAAAATTAAATTTGGTCTATTGGTTTTAGGCGCAGTTCTTCTGAGTGTTTCACTATGTTGGGCGGGAAAATATCTGGATTCTGCCCATGGCGATAAAGTATATGGTGTAAAACAAATTGATCTTTCTGATTACGCCATAGGCAACTGTGGTCATTGTCATTGGCAACATGGGTCTATAAATGGAAACACTAGGGGGCCTTTTCCTTTTGCTTTATTTGCAACCAACTTTAATATGGCCGCTACTCAGGTACCTTATAATGTTTCTGATAATATATGTTTTTTATGTCATAGTAATTCTTCAATTCAAGTAAACGGTATACAAAACTTTGATTATAGTAAAACTTTTGGAGGAGCTTCAAATTCTAATATTTCTTCTATTTTAGAAAGTTTTAATTTGAAAAACTTATATTCTTCCGCTTCATATCATAATCTTAAAGACATATATAATTTTGCTATTAATCAGCAATGGTCTTTTTTTAAAGAAAAGTCTAATCCCTGTGTAGCTTGTCATAATCCTCATCTAGCTAAGCGTATTAAAGCTTATCCTTCAAGTCCTGGTTCTTATACGGCGGTATCTTTACCTATTGAAAAGAATATTTCTACTAGAAAAGAATCACACTATACTCTTTGGGGAGATGATTTAGATGAGCGAATGTCTAATTTTTATCCTGGACGTTATCAGGCTCCCTATTATTATGGATCTACAAATACTTACGAGCCAGGTGGAACTAATACGTACGACGGATCAAATCTTCCAGATTATGCTACTTTTTGTATCGCCTGTCACAATCAATATAATGAAATTTATAGTACCGAATTAGGTCGTAATCTTCGTAAGATTGACTGGGTTTCAGAAGGTGGTGACAATATATCAACTGTTCCATATCCTGATAAACATGGAAAAAACTCAGCCACAGGTAGTGTACATTTAAGAGAGCCATACCAATCTTCCTCTTTGGGTATATCTATAGGTTTTGTTACTTCTTGTACAGATTGTCACGAGCCTCACGGTTCACCTAATCCTTATCTACTTCGGACTCAAGTAAATGGGGTCTTAATTACCCAGTCTTTAGTAGGTGATATTGGAAATGAAATAGGTTATTTTTGCCGAGCGTGTCACAAAGATGATGCTACTTTTGGATATACAACCGAAATAAATACATGGGAATATATTCACCACGATAGCCCAGACGCTCCTTATCCAGAACATAAGTGTAGTTACTGTCATGGTCCAGGGGGGCCGAGGAAACCACCTATTCCTTGTTTGAATTGTCATAAACACGGTTCTAAAGACAATTGGGCACCAATATATAAAACGGGGAGGATATGTTTTTAA